One segment of Thermococcus profundus DNA contains the following:
- a CDS encoding CGP-CTERM sorting domain-containing protein, producing MRKLSALLLGLILLAPAFGLALGNGDVQDDGNTFVQDYTFHVRLFENGDANITITTTWLAPKSEIRNLVEKYLNYTNGSLSEAIEIYKQNQLQSIQRGLESMGVKIENASIRVFNFDSGDNITMVFNAIGRGVSKYYSHGNFWEVLVDPTRGFSTAFPDTGYPFGIRMHSKFIVDLPTNATLLSYPTGYRKTYNQSSFEVVPDIEGNTVIVESKINLEPYLSNEGYQWLFGDYKGFSITYQTPYKGNETYTKRIMREHVTVEVLKNGTTILTMRDEYVEPMGEILMKKLQILQYGKQKFEQQLLKYHAQMFAQMGAVVEGAGINIKNLNTTDPLVVEARYILSNYTKLVNGTYVLTLNPTMGLKDMVYLRTGSEFNYSFSAEIKLPKGWKFVSYPNSTTRNVHGNTFVMNVKPEGNRLIINATTFLFYGASEEDVNSLLGEVGSVEVKFKKGRSGICGPAFLVGLAIVPLLLRRRR from the coding sequence ATGAGAAAGCTTTCTGCCCTTTTGCTGGGTTTAATCCTCCTCGCCCCGGCCTTTGGACTGGCCCTGGGGAACGGGGATGTGCAGGACGATGGGAACACGTTCGTTCAGGATTACACGTTCCATGTGAGGCTTTTTGAAAACGGAGACGCCAACATAACCATAACTACCACGTGGCTCGCCCCGAAGAGTGAGATCCGCAACCTAGTGGAGAAGTACCTCAACTACACGAACGGTAGCCTGTCAGAGGCCATTGAGATCTACAAACAAAACCAGCTCCAGTCCATCCAGCGGGGCCTCGAGAGTATGGGCGTTAAAATCGAGAACGCCAGCATTCGGGTTTTCAACTTTGACAGTGGGGACAACATAACCATGGTCTTCAACGCGATTGGTAGGGGGGTCTCAAAGTACTACTCCCACGGCAACTTCTGGGAGGTCCTCGTTGATCCCACCAGGGGTTTCTCGACGGCCTTCCCGGACACCGGCTACCCCTTTGGAATCAGGATGCACAGCAAATTCATAGTTGACCTTCCGACGAACGCGACGCTCCTTTCCTACCCAACTGGCTACCGGAAAACCTACAACCAGAGCTCCTTCGAGGTCGTGCCCGATATCGAGGGCAACACCGTGATAGTTGAGTCAAAGATCAACCTTGAGCCCTACCTCTCCAACGAGGGGTACCAGTGGCTCTTTGGCGACTACAAGGGGTTCTCCATAACCTACCAAACGCCCTACAAGGGCAACGAGACCTACACCAAGAGGATCATGAGGGAGCACGTCACGGTTGAGGTTCTGAAGAACGGAACCACGATACTGACCATGAGGGATGAGTACGTGGAACCCATGGGCGAAATACTCATGAAGAAGCTTCAGATCCTCCAGTACGGCAAACAGAAATTCGAGCAGCAGCTCCTTAAGTACCATGCCCAGATGTTCGCCCAGATGGGCGCCGTTGTGGAGGGTGCGGGGATCAACATCAAGAACCTCAACACCACCGACCCCCTCGTCGTCGAGGCCAGGTACATACTGTCCAACTACACAAAGCTCGTGAACGGCACGTACGTCCTCACCCTCAACCCCACCATGGGTCTCAAGGATATGGTCTACCTCAGAACTGGTTCCGAGTTCAACTACTCCTTCAGCGCCGAGATAAAGCTTCCCAAGGGCTGGAAGTTCGTTTCCTATCCGAACAGCACCACAAGGAACGTTCACGGCAACACCTTCGTGATGAACGTGAAGCCCGAGGGCAACCGCCTCATCATCAACGCCACGACGTTCCTGTTCTATGGTGCATCGGAAGAAGACGTCAACAGCCTCCTCGGTGAAGTAGGCTCCGTTGAGGTGAAGTTTAAGAAGGGCAGGAGCGGCATCTGCGGTCCTGCATTCTTAGTCGGGCTTGCGATAGTGCCCCTTCTGCTGAGAAGGCGCCGCTGA
- a CDS encoding alanyl-tRNA editing protein has product MTRKLYYENAYLKEAKAKVLEVRDSALLLDQTIFYPTGGGQPHDRGTINGVEVLDVYKDEEGNVWHVVAEPEKFKVGDEVELKIDWDYRYKLMRIHSAMHLLDHVLNEVLGKGNWRLYGSGMSAEKGRYDIEYPENVNQYKERIIELFNRYVDEGGEMKIWWEGETRYTQIRDFEPIPCGGTHVRDIKEIGHLKKLKRSSLGKGKQRLEIWLEE; this is encoded by the coding sequence GTGACGAGGAAGCTCTACTACGAGAACGCCTACTTGAAGGAGGCAAAGGCGAAGGTTCTGGAAGTGAGGGACAGCGCCCTACTTCTCGACCAGACGATATTTTACCCGACAGGTGGCGGCCAGCCCCACGACAGGGGGACGATAAACGGCGTTGAAGTCCTCGATGTTTACAAGGATGAGGAAGGCAACGTCTGGCACGTCGTTGCCGAGCCTGAGAAGTTCAAGGTTGGAGATGAAGTCGAGCTAAAGATAGACTGGGACTACCGCTACAAGCTGATGAGAATACACAGCGCTATGCACCTTCTCGACCACGTGCTCAACGAAGTCCTAGGAAAGGGCAACTGGAGGCTCTACGGGAGCGGAATGAGTGCCGAGAAGGGGAGATATGACATAGAGTATCCGGAGAACGTGAACCAGTACAAGGAGAGGATAATCGAGCTCTTCAACCGCTACGTCGATGAAGGTGGCGAGATGAAGATATGGTGGGAGGGAGAAACGCGCTACACCCAGATAAGGGACTTTGAGCCTATTCCCTGCGGCGGGACTCACGTGAGGGACATAAAGGAGATCGGCCACCTGAAAAAGCTCAAGCGCTCCAGCCTCGGAAAGGGAAAACAGAGGCTAGAGATATGGCTTGAGGAGTGA
- a CDS encoding biotin--[acetyl-CoA-carboxylase] ligase, translating to MEWKIIHLEEVDSTNEYAKKIAGTSPEGTVVVAKRQSSGRGRKGRSWASPEGGLWMSVVLKPGKIDPRLAFVGALAVVDVLGDFGINSGIKWPNDVWVGGRKIAGILVEGRGSEYAVLGIGLNVNNPIPEELKESATSMMHHVGRGLPLEKVLERLLFHLGGWYRVYLERPDLLMAKVRERTFILGKTVRVVEEHSVITGRALDVLDDGSLLLEVGGELRRVIYGDVSIRPI from the coding sequence TTGGAGTGGAAGATTATTCACCTTGAGGAAGTTGATTCTACCAACGAATACGCCAAGAAAATAGCCGGAACTTCCCCCGAGGGCACTGTTGTAGTCGCAAAAAGACAGAGCTCCGGCAGAGGGAGAAAAGGTCGGTCCTGGGCTTCTCCTGAGGGGGGCCTGTGGATGAGCGTCGTTCTAAAACCAGGAAAGATAGACCCGAGGCTGGCCTTCGTCGGGGCCCTCGCGGTTGTGGATGTCCTCGGAGATTTTGGCATAAATTCTGGAATCAAGTGGCCCAACGACGTCTGGGTCGGCGGAAGGAAGATAGCGGGCATACTCGTGGAGGGAAGGGGGAGCGAGTACGCGGTTCTCGGGATAGGCCTCAACGTCAACAACCCCATCCCGGAGGAGCTTAAGGAAAGCGCCACCTCGATGATGCATCACGTTGGAAGGGGGCTCCCCCTTGAAAAAGTCCTAGAAAGGCTCCTGTTCCATTTGGGTGGATGGTATCGGGTCTACCTGGAGCGACCCGATCTGCTCATGGCGAAGGTCCGCGAGAGGACGTTCATACTTGGAAAAACAGTGCGGGTGGTGGAAGAGCACAGCGTCATTACCGGGCGCGCCCTCGACGTTCTGGACGACGGTTCTCTCCTTCTTGAGGTGGGAGGTGAGCTGAGACGGGTGATCTACGGGGACGTCTCAATTCGGCCCATTTGA